The Corallococcus exiguus genome has a window encoding:
- a CDS encoding threonine ammonia-lyase produces the protein MVTLQDIQAARERIRTALRPTPCPASDYFTEKTDCAVVYFKLENLQRTGAFKERGALNKLLTLTEEEKRRGVIAASAGNHAQGVAYHARRLGIRATIVMPERTPLIKVTRTRDDYGARVVLKGANYDEAYAEALRIQAAENLVFVHPFNDPHVIAGQGTLALELLEQCPDLELVVVPVGGGGLISGVAVALKETNPRIQVVGVQASTIASMKASLDAGKRTELTNAGTTIADGIAVKVPGDLTFEHVRKYVDAVVTVDEEEIAAAILMMLEQEKSVAEGAGAAGLAALVNGRIPQAKGKRVAIIVGGGNIDMNVISRIIERGLVKAGRLVQLEVRLPDRPGVLARLTTQIAEMRANVVDLHHDRAFSKAGLGEATVEVMLETTGHAHIQELMAALEAQGWQVART, from the coding sequence ATGGTCACCCTGCAGGACATCCAGGCGGCGCGCGAACGGATCCGCACCGCGCTGCGCCCCACGCCGTGCCCCGCGTCGGACTACTTCACGGAGAAGACCGACTGCGCGGTGGTGTACTTCAAGCTGGAGAACCTACAGCGCACCGGCGCCTTCAAGGAGCGCGGCGCGCTCAACAAGCTGCTGACGCTGACGGAGGAGGAGAAGCGCCGCGGAGTCATCGCGGCTTCCGCCGGCAACCACGCGCAGGGCGTGGCGTACCACGCGCGCCGGCTGGGCATCCGCGCCACCATCGTGATGCCGGAGCGCACGCCGCTCATCAAGGTGACTCGCACGCGCGATGACTACGGCGCGCGCGTGGTGCTCAAGGGCGCCAACTACGACGAGGCCTACGCGGAGGCCCTGCGCATCCAGGCCGCGGAGAACCTGGTGTTCGTGCACCCGTTCAACGACCCGCACGTCATCGCGGGCCAAGGCACGCTCGCGCTGGAGCTGCTGGAGCAGTGCCCGGACCTGGAGCTGGTGGTGGTGCCGGTGGGCGGCGGCGGGCTCATCTCCGGCGTGGCCGTGGCGCTGAAGGAGACGAATCCGCGCATCCAGGTGGTGGGCGTGCAGGCCTCCACCATCGCCAGCATGAAGGCGTCGCTGGATGCGGGGAAGCGCACGGAGCTCACCAACGCGGGCACCACCATCGCGGACGGCATCGCGGTGAAGGTGCCGGGGGACCTCACCTTCGAGCACGTGCGCAAGTACGTGGACGCGGTGGTGACGGTGGACGAGGAGGAGATCGCCGCCGCCATCCTGATGATGCTGGAGCAGGAGAAGTCGGTGGCGGAGGGCGCGGGCGCGGCGGGGCTGGCGGCGCTCGTCAACGGCCGGATTCCGCAGGCGAAGGGCAAGCGCGTCGCCATCATCGTGGGCGGCGGCAACATCGACATGAACGTCATCAGCCGCATCATCGAGCGGGGCCTCGTGAAGGCGGGCCGCCTGGTGCAACTGGAGGTGCGGCTGCCGGACCGGCCCGGCGTGCTCGCGCGGCTCACCACGCAGATTGCGGAGATGCGCGCCAACGTGGTGGACCTGCACCACGACCGCGCCTTCTCCAAGGCGGGGCTGGGCGAGGCCACGGTGGAGGTGATGCTGGAGACCACCGGGCACGCCCACATCCAGGAGCTGATGGCCGCGCTGGAGGCCCAGGGCTGGCAGGTCGCCCGGACGTAG
- a CDS encoding peptidase MA family metallohydrolase yields the protein MNTPLIALLLLAAAPPAQKAKELAAHKEWEELYLAFAAADPASYPEAQRPSVAGPLLKGCEALLPEDAVMAYSLGERAVAFQETAGGLRCLARSALKTDQRAAAEEALKKGLANFPKDGAFALELGKLQLQDKDSAGALTTLQQVPAKSKEAAEAKKLMAQARSQVSEEGAARREAERLEQRMNGEPSPGDTRQARATAGGEIRSAGLSYESGVGKDGMRVRQNSRFAIRYFNSDRDFGQRAEYEGKVVSALDEAYEFTQRTLGKARERQLNVVLYTRDEFATHMGARYATAVAGLYSEDAIRMNDAAELTQATKATLVHEYVHAAVDEICPRGGGALPRWFNEGLAEYIEWRYLGLDGPPRYLRDVMRSQAKQGRLPKLSDMDQQAPISMSQPEVAYGTSAMAVRELVRLGGQDKLLDFIQKAGQADSFQEALKATYEKDFAGLDQAVRTALSGR from the coding sequence ATGAACACGCCCCTCATCGCCCTGCTTCTCCTCGCCGCCGCTCCTCCCGCGCAGAAGGCGAAGGAGCTGGCCGCCCACAAGGAGTGGGAGGAGCTGTACCTCGCGTTCGCCGCCGCGGACCCCGCCTCCTACCCGGAGGCGCAGCGGCCGTCCGTGGCGGGCCCGCTGCTCAAGGGCTGCGAGGCGCTGCTCCCGGAGGACGCGGTGATGGCGTACTCGCTGGGCGAGCGCGCCGTGGCCTTCCAGGAGACGGCGGGCGGCCTGCGCTGCCTGGCGCGCTCCGCGCTGAAGACGGATCAGCGGGCCGCCGCGGAGGAGGCGCTGAAGAAGGGCCTGGCGAACTTCCCCAAGGACGGCGCGTTCGCGCTGGAACTGGGCAAATTGCAATTGCAGGACAAGGACTCGGCGGGGGCGCTGACCACGCTGCAGCAGGTGCCCGCGAAGTCGAAGGAGGCCGCGGAGGCGAAGAAGCTGATGGCGCAGGCGCGCTCGCAGGTGTCGGAGGAAGGGGCCGCGCGGCGCGAGGCGGAGCGCCTGGAGCAGCGGATGAACGGCGAGCCCTCCCCGGGGGACACGCGCCAGGCGAGGGCGACCGCGGGCGGAGAGATCCGTTCGGCGGGACTGAGCTACGAGTCCGGCGTGGGCAAGGACGGCATGCGCGTGCGCCAGAACAGCCGCTTCGCCATCCGCTACTTCAACAGCGACCGGGACTTCGGCCAGCGCGCGGAGTACGAGGGCAAGGTCGTGTCCGCGCTCGACGAGGCCTATGAGTTCACCCAGCGCACGCTGGGGAAGGCCCGCGAGCGGCAGCTGAACGTGGTGCTCTACACGCGCGACGAGTTCGCCACGCACATGGGCGCCCGGTACGCGACCGCGGTGGCCGGCCTGTACTCCGAGGACGCCATCCGCATGAACGACGCGGCGGAGCTGACGCAGGCGACGAAGGCCACGCTGGTCCACGAGTACGTGCACGCGGCGGTGGACGAAATCTGCCCGCGCGGCGGCGGCGCCCTGCCCCGCTGGTTCAACGAGGGCCTGGCCGAATACATCGAGTGGCGCTACCTGGGGCTGGACGGCCCCCCGCGCTACCTGCGCGACGTGATGCGCTCCCAGGCGAAGCAGGGGCGGCTGCCGAAGCTTTCGGACATGGACCAGCAGGCGCCCATCTCCATGTCCCAGCCCGAAGTCGCCTACGGAACATCCGCCATGGCGGTGCGGGAGCTGGTGCGGCTGGGGGGCCAGGACAAACTGCTGGACTTCATCCAGAAGGCGGGCCAGGCCGACTCCTTCCAGGAGGCCCTGAAGGCCACCTACGAGAAGGACTTCGCCGGCCTGGACCAGGCGGTGCGTACCGCCCTCTCGGGGAGGTAG